Part of the Micromonospora rhizosphaerae genome is shown below.
CGCGCGGCTGGGTGTCTACACCGAACTCATCGACGCCATGCGGCAGGCCGGCGACGTCGAACTCACGCTCGACTCGCTGGTAAACATCTGCCTGAGGTTCTACTGGTCCAACCCCGACGACCGGACCCGGATTCGCTTCGTGGAGGTCGCGGAGCTGGTCGACGCCCCGGTGGACGACGTGCGCGTGCTCTGCGCGCTGGCCCAGGCCGCGCCCGTCGAACGCGGCGCGTACTGCCTCGACGGGTTGACGGCATTGCAGTACCGGCTGGACCTGACCCCGTCGAGGCTCAACGACCTCGGCTTCGCCGCGTCGACGCTCAGCGCGTACGCCCTGTCGAACAGGTTCCTGACGGCGAGCGTGACCGCGCTCCGCACGCAGGGCCGGGTCGGCGTGCTTATGCACGCCCTGTCGTGCCTGGCCTACAACGCGGCCATCGTCGGCGACGTTCGGGCCGCCCTGTCCGCTGCGGCGGAGAGCGTGGCGCTCGCTACCGAAACCCGCCGGCCGTCGTGGGCACTGGCCGCTGAGCTGCAGCTCGGTTTGGCGGAGGCGCTGCGCGGCAACAGCGACACCGCCGCGCAGATCGCGGACGCCGGCGAGACGCTCCTGCTCACGGCCGGAATGCACACGATGCTGTCGTTGATACAACGCATCCGCGGCGTGGTCGCGCTCGTCGACGGCCGGCCCGAGGAGGCGTTCCGGCAGTTGCTTCGGGTGTTCGATCCGGCCGACGTCGCATACCACCCGTACCAGCGGCTCACCCTCGTCGGTCACCTGGCCGAGGCGGCGGCCTTCAGCGGTGCGCTCGACGAGATCCGCGCCGTGGTCGCCGAACTGACACCCATCGCCGAAACGAGCCGTTCGCCCGTGCTCATGGTAGGACTCCGCTACGCCGGCGCTGTGCTGGCCGACACCGCGGCAGCCTACGACGCCGCACTCGCCGCGGACCTCAAGGACTGGCCGTTCGAGCGGGCCCGTCTACAACTCGCGTACGGCGCATGGCTGCGCCGCCAGCGCCAAGCCGCCGACTCAAGGCCACTGCTGCGCGCCGCGGCGGCCACGTTCGACGCGCTCGGGACGACGCCGTGGGCCGAACGGGCCCGGGCCGAGTTGCGTGCAACCGGCGAATCCCGACGCAAACCGATCGACGCCATTGATGCCCTGACCCCGCAGGAACAGCAGATCGCAAGGCTCGCGGCCGACGGGCTCAGCAACCGGGAGATCGCCGAACGGCTCTTCCTGTCGCCACGCACCGTCACGACCCACCTCTACCGGATCTACCCCAAGGTCGGCGTCAAGTCACGCAACGAACTCGCCGCCATGATGGTGTAGAGCAGGACCAAGTGCCCAGGTGGCAGCTTGCGGGACTCCTGGGCGAATTGCGGTGCCGGGAACATCCCCAGCAGCGGCCCCTGAGGGTTGGGCAGGCGCACCACACGGTGGCCGTCGGCCAGCAGCAGCGGCGGATGCCCGGCGCGCGCCCAGACGAGCCGGCCCGTACCCGGCCGGTACGTTGCGACGACAGCGGTCGCGGTTGTCTCGCAGTCGGCGTGGTGCAGCAGCGTGTTGAGTCGGGACAGGATTATCGCCGGTGAGTGGCTGGCCCTCGGCGGCGTACGCCTCCATCGCATACCGCAGCCCGATCATGGTCTCGACGGCGTCGAGTCCGTGACCGATGACGTCGCCGATGGCCATGATCAGATCTCCGGTGGCCAGCGGACGAATCAGGTACCAGTCTCCGCCGAGGCGCAGCGCGGGGTCGGCGCTGCGGCATCGCACGGCGACCCGCAAGCCGTCGATGTCGGTGACGACGCTGGTGTCGGGCTGGATGGCGTGTGCAGTGCGCGGCTGATGTGCCGCTCGCGCGCGAGTTGACGCCGGTAGGACAGCGGCACGTGGCCGCCGCCCGGTGACACCGTGCTCATCGGGGCTGGTGCGGCGGCTCAGGGATCGCCCGCCGGCCTCTACTACGCTCGGATATTTCCGGTGCAGGTGCTGGGCTCATTGTCGGTCGCCTCCGCCTTGTCGTCCGGTAGCGGCAATCCCCATCGCGAATCCAACGTCTTGGAACAAGTGCCTCGTCCCGAGTTCGATGGAGGTACTACGGCACGCATTAGTGCGTTCTGCTGCCGCTACGCGCTCGCACGGCCCCACTCGGGCTATCCGGCACCGTGGCCGCGAGCATCGTAAGCGCCCTGGACCGTCCGACGCGGCTCGGCGGCGCGCGGTCCGGAGTGCAGCGAAGAGTTCGCCGCCGTCGCCCCCGAACAGGGTGGAGTCGCACGGCGGGCGGACCGGGATTCCCGAACTCGGCACCGGCACCCGCGCCGCTTCGTTTGCGAGCGGACTCCCTGGTAGCCGTGCGTGGGCGAACGCATCGAGGCGGCCGCGATCTTCGGCGCGCTGGATGCCCCCTCGGTGGCCCGATCGTGTGCGGGCGGAGCTGCACGCGACTGGCGACTGGCTGCGCCGTCCGGTTGGCGCGGCCAGCCTGCTGACCTCAGGGGTTGCGGATCGCCCGCCGGGCTGCGGACGGTCAGGGTGACCGGGGCATCGCCGGGCTGCTGTTCCTGTCACCGCACACTGTGTCGACCCACCTGTACCCGACAAGCTCGGCATCAAGTCACGCGGAAGATCGTGCTGACCCTCGCGGGCATTACGTAGTCCTACGTACGCAGACAACCGTAGTTGCTCGTACGTTCAGCCCGTGGCTCGAGATCCCAAGACAGTTTCGGCAGCTGGTGGCGAGAAGTCTGCCGACTCCGCGGTGGACTCAGCGAACTTTGGCGAGGATGTCGTCCGCGGCGGCGGTTCAGGTGAACAGCCTGGCGTTGGTGCCCCACGCGGCCATGAGGTCAGTCGTCAGCACGAGTCCCGTGACCGAGATGAATGTGCGGCGGCGGATGGCCCGGCGGGTGGTGATCCCGAACCAGATCTCGTACCTGTTCCAGCAGGAGCTTCCGGCCGCGGTGCAGTGGTAGGTGATGCTGGGGTTTTTGGCGAGCGAGGGGTTGACCTCGTTGGTGGTGCGGGTGGACGGGTTGGCGGCCATGACGTGTGGTTCGCGGTCAGACGAGGTAGCGGCGACGGTCTTCGGGACCGATCCCACCGTCCTGACGGAAAAGCCGGGCGGCGTCGCTTTGGGCTGCTGGGTCGGCAGGCGGAGTGTGCGGCGCTCGACCGGTTGGTGGAGGCGGTTCGCGCTGGTGAGAGCCGGTCGCTGGTGGTGCGTGGTGAGGCGGGGGTGGGCAAGTCGGCGCTGCTGAAGCATCTGTTCGACCAAGCTTCCGGCTGCCGGGTGGTGTCCGCTGCGGGTGTGCGGTCGGAGATGGAGCTTCCGTTCGCGGCCCTGCATCAGCTCTGCGCGCCGATGTTGGACCTGCTGGACAGGCTGCCAGAACCACAGCGGGACGCGCTCAGCACGGCGTTCCGGGTGCGCACCGGACCGGCACCGGACCGCTTCCTCGTCGGTCTGGCCGTGCTCAGCCTGTTCGCGGCGGCGGCCGAGGACCGGCCGCTGGTGTGCGTGATCGACGATGCACAGTGGCTGGACCGCGCGTCGGCGCAGGTGCTCGCCTTCGTCGCGCGTCGACTGTTCGCGAAGTCGGTGGCCTGTGTGTTCGCGGTACGTAACTCCGGCGACGTGCATGAGCTGTCGGGGTTGCCGGCGGTGGACGTCGCCGGACTGGGTGACCGGGACGCCCGGGCGCTGCTGCGCTCGGTGATCCCTGGCCGGCTCGACGAACAGGTACGTGACCGGATCGTCGCGGAGGCCCGCGGCAACCCGCTGGCGTTGCTGGAGCTGCGGCGGGAGTTGAGCGATGCTGAACTGGCGGGCGGGTTCGGTTCGCCAACCGCGCAGACGCTTTCGGGCCGCATCGAGGATAGCTTCCAGCGCCGGCTGGAGCCCATGCCCGCGGACACGCGGCAGCTGTTGCTGCTGGCGGCCGCTGAGCCGCTCGGCGATCCGGCGCTTTTCTGGCGCGCGGCTCAGCGACTCGGGGGCGATGTTGGCGTAGCGGCCGTCACCGCCGCGGACGAAATGATCGACTTCGGTGCCCGGGTCCGCTTCCGGCATCCGCTGCTGCGTTGGGCGGTGTACGGTGCGGCCTCGCCGGAGGAGCGCAGGAGGGTCCATCGGGCGTTGGCGGATGCGACCGACGTCGAAACCGATCCGGATCGGTGCGCCTGGCACCGCGCGCACGCCACCGCGGAGCCGGACGAGGAGGTGGCCGCGGGACTCGAGCGTTCGGCTGTACGTGCGGAGGTGCGCGGTGGTGTGGCCGCTACCGCCGCTTTCCTGGAGCGGGCGGCCGCGCTCACTCCCGACTC
Proteins encoded:
- a CDS encoding AAA family ATPase, whose product is MIVGRTAQIQALTALLDEAAHYRGGALVVRGEAGIGKSALLGEACAAAGARGMRVLTTTGVQAEVQLPYAGVQHLFRRLRRDLDATAGESPFRVGVEVLGLLGALDEPVLLAVEDAHWLDRASWEVLAFVARRLEADPVALVLTARDSEDVGRLLVAAALPELRLEPLEPADARVLLDQVAPGLTLALRERVLAESAGNPLGLVELGGLAARSGGAALLPSLLPLSTRVERTFAGLVGELSAATRALLLVAALDDGDDLDEVLAATARLEDRPITIDDVEPAAVSRLISVDEQYRLRFRHPLLRSALRQSASAAQRRRVHACLAAVVAADDRRLWHRAAAATGPDEALAAELAAVATQARDRRAVAIARAAIERAAQLSEDPQERGSRLLWAAAMADEQGDAESVRRLLGVVDEAQLRRADWFRLSWYRELWGGGWTGSARLGVYTELIDAMRQAGDVELTLDSLVNICLRFYWSNPDDRTRIRFVEVAELVDAPVDDVRVLCALAQAAPVERGAYCLDGLTALQYRLDLTPSRLNDLGFAASTLSAYALSNRFLTASVTALRTQGRVGVLMHALSCLAYNAAIVGDVRAALSAAAESVALATETRRPSWALAAELQLGLAEALRGNSDTAAQIADAGETLLLTAGMHTMLSLIQRIRGVVALVDGRPEEAFRQLLRVFDPADVAYHPYQRLTLVGHLAEAAAFSGALDEIRAVVAELTPIAETSRSPVLMVGLRYAGAVLADTAAAYDAALAADLKDWPFERARLQLAYGAWLRRQRQAADSRPLLRAAAATFDALGTTPWAERARAELRATGESRRKPIDAIDALTPQEQQIARLAADGLSNREIAERLFLSPRTVTTHLYRIYPKVGVKSRNELAAMMV